The DNA segment TTACATTATTTGGGAGCTTTTCTGTGGGcctttaaataaatttaactgCTGACTTAAATTAGcgtattgtatattgtatatatatatatatatatatatatatatatatatatatatatatatatatatatatatatgtatatatatatatatatatatatatatatatatatatatataaatatataaatatatatatatatatatatatatatatatatatatatatatatatatatatatatatatatatatatatatatatatatatatatatatatatatatatatatatatatatatatatatatatatatatatatatacatctctctctctctctctctctctctctctctatatatatatatatatatatatatatatatatatatatatatatatatatatatatatatatatatatataatatatatatataaataacaggcTACTAACAGGCGTCTACCAATATAACGAGAGTAACCCAAAAGTCAATTATTGCCATAGATAGATTTTACTAACCCTTCTTCAGTAACTTTtctgttaatttcaaaattttaatcaatGACATTATTAGCATGGAAACATGcatcattgttaaaatattttatttcattgactCGATATTTGTTCTAAAGAGGAAATTCTCACAGTAAACTCAAAGAACTGGAGAAAAGTTATCTAAATGTTAATCCAtttcaatgatatatttttgttattctgaaCCTTGGAGTCTTCCTAGGCATATGATTTATAATTGCTTCTAAAAGTAATGATCTCATCCTGCAGATAGTTGCTGATCTACATACTTAAGGTGAATATATTATGCAATAATTACTATCCATTGTTAACAAAGTTCTCCATTGCAAGTAAGCTGGAATGGATTCAGAGTTTTGTATCTGCGgcaataataatacatttttcctacttgtttgtttaaaactggttccaaatgaaataattattttcttctcatttctttagccttatatttttgtatctatcAAAGCTAGAAGGTggaataacaaataatatttttttctgttttttattataaaaataaatacaagaactCTCAGCATCTCGCACTCACATGTGTCATAAGTTACTTGATagtggaagaaggaaaaaattctaaaggaaagaaatacaaattttgaTATCTGGACTCCAAGCGGGGTGCAGAAATTCCCAAGTTGTCCCTGGTTGCTGTTAGATGGTCAATGGCGGTACGTAAAGAAAGCAGTTCTCTAGGTCTCTTGGGAGCTTCTCACATTTGAGTCCTGGGGGGACGCCCCTGTGACGCGGGCTTCCCCCCGGGAGATCCAACTGGATAGTCGAAGAAAGGAACAAACAGTGTCAATATTCTAGACTTGGCCAAGGAGGCTTGGGTGGTGGGGTAAGGATGAAAGGATGAGGGATGGATTTAGGATGAGGGTgggggaggatgggatgggatCTACATCATGGAATcgatgggaaattttttttaaggattaggaagcaaggttgagGGAGGATTTTGAAGAGGGGGCTTTTAAAGGATGTGGTATTTGGGATTAAGGAATAGGATATGCAGGTATGAATCCGGAGAGGTGCCGGGTTCTTAAGCTGGGATGTGGCAGGAGCAGGCAGATGGCATCTTGTAGATGTCGATGAAGAGACCCTTGTAAGGGTCGCAGGGGTCATAAGACAGAAGGCGGTGGTAGACGTACTTCTGGGTGCAGTGGCTCTTGTAGCAGGGAGCCAGGGCACGGCAGGCGGCCTCTGGGAACAGGCAGGTCTCCAGACGGGCAGTCTGGGTATAGTAGTGGACGTCGTTGACGATCACGCGCCACTTGCCCTCAACGTTCTGAGCTCGCTTGGGCATGGCGTAAGCGACGTCTGAGGGGCAGATGTATCCTTCAGGGCCTCCCCAGTGGGTGGCGTCGTATGGGGAGGGACCAGTGGAAGCACCAGTGTAATAGGAGTAATCGAAGCCCTCCTCTTGTTCCTTAGTGACCATGTCTACGAGATCGTCAGCTGACTGGTCAGCGATATCAGCGTACTTCTTGGCGAAGAGGTAGTCGGCACTGATGGCGCCCTTGATCTCATACTCGGGATATTCGGGATCTTCTAAGCAGTAGGTGAGGGATGAATTGGCGGCGCAAACTGGGGTTTTCGTAGGATCACAGTAGGAGTGTTTGTAGGATGGCTGGTGACCATAAGCAGGCTGGTGATGACCGTAAGCAGGTTGATGATGTCCATAGGGGGGAGGATGAGATGCTAACACCGCCGTGGCGCAGACTAGAAGTATTGACTgcggaaggaaaatgaaaatctaagTTCAGAACCACTAAGAGGAATATGTTGTCAAGAGAAACCTCAGGATGACCCCAACCAAAATATTTAACAAGTAACGACTAGAAATCTCCAAGCAACAACTTACCACTGTGAGCGCCATATTCCTCAGAAATAAAAGATGAGAGAGTTCTTGGTATCTGACTTGATGTGCGCCTCCTTTGCCAGTTCCGCTAAATATATAGGAGCGGAGGCTGTGACGTCACGTGACTCCTCGAGAGCTCATTGGCCCCGGACACTTTTACTTTCACCTGTTCTGTGGGAAGAAATTATGAGGTGAGGAAGGTAAGGAGGTGGATTTGGGGTTcgtgaggggtgggggaaggggtgaatttgggaagggaagggtggggaagggggaataAGGAGGACGATCTATAACGATCAGATGTTGCAATGACATAAAGACTTAAGTATGGCGTGCTCGCTGCCACTCTTCTCTTCCAAAgcaccggtttttttttttcagacgtcATTAAACTTGccctcctttttctttcatttgacaaACGCTCACTTCGGATTCTCCTCTTGTCATTGTTTGAAAAACTGGTTGTCATATTGTGACCTCTCATTTATTAACCCCTAGCGGATATGagcctgaaaatatatttatttgtggatGTTCATGAATTATGTCTGAGAACATTACATTGACATTTTCTGAATTTCATTATCATCCCTAGTATTCATTTTTCGCTTACGAAGTAATAAGGGCCAATATTTGCGGCTTTAATTATTATCAGGAAAATCAAAGTTACATTTTGCCTCTTTGAGGCTagagcacattattattattattattattattattattattattattattattattattattattattattattattattattattatttgttaagaaAATGGAAAGTTCTAGCTAAATATAATTCCATTAACTGTCGATTGGAATTACGACATGAATTTAAGTATATTCCATTCTAGATTATATATAAACCTGTCCAAGTGGTCAAAACCACTCTCTATTGTTTCTAAATAATACcgcggttcgaatcctggccgacaCAGGAGGCCTGATCAGTGATCAGTTATAATGTcccttgtgtgtaagttattcccaaggtataaccAATTCAATAATATACGATATTTGCAgcttaaatataaaaagtcatgggtgtgtgaggtgtgtgtgtatatatatatatatatatatatatatatatatatatatatatatatatatatatatatatatatatatatatatatatatatatatatatatatatatatatatatatatatatatatatatatatatatatatatatacttatatatatatatatatatatatatatatatatatatatatatatatatatatatatatatatatatatatatattatatatatatgtatatatatatttatatatatacttatatatatatatatatatatatatatatatatatatatatatatatatatatatatatatatatatatatttatatatatatttatatatatatatatatatatatatatatatatatatatatatatatatatatatatatatatatttatttatatatatatataccatatatatatatatatatatatatatatatatatatatatatatatatatatatatatatatatatatcatgaccaCAGCAAATTATCTTTATCACGGAAAGTCAgaacaaacaaagagaaagagggagttggtGGTTATTCTGTCAACGACTGAAAGAGAGATGCTGACACATGGCTTCTTTTACTCACATGAAACTTTTGACTTTATCAGCCTTTTCAgcataagaagataaaaaaatgacatgaTTACAAAAAGAATGATAATCACGTAGCaagtaatttttatcatgtttctttATCCTAAAATATTCAAATAGTTCAACGCAATTACTTTCAGGTATTGGAACCTGTACCCCGAcaactttaattttcttattaaaattagaAGTAGTTTTCCGTCTCTTCAGTTTCCTATATTATGTATCTGATTTCAGGATCTGAGTGCAATTACCAGATAAAGTAGACTAATTAGGGGATAACATAACATTTGATATGATCCTCATGAAAAGGcataacaaacatatatacatttatatatatatatatatatatatatatatatatatatatatatatatatatatatatatatatatatatatatatatatatatatatatatatatatatatatatatatatatatatatatatatatatataggtatatatatatataatataagtatagtAAGCTTAATGATCGACACAGGCTCTCATTTGCAAGGCCCATGGTCTGATACTGGCTTACCGGCTACAAGTCGACCCCTCTTTGAATGTTCACAAGCCTCATCTTGGTCAGTACAAATAGCAAACAGTCACCAATCTCAACTCTAAACATCTGTGGAGAATGCAATGACTATTCTTCTTGTGTCACTCCAGCTTAAGGgtttgataaaagaaatatgtatattataaagatGATAATTAAGGAAAAACCAAATAAGACCAACCTTATCTATATCTcaacagaaagatcccactggaAAACCAACATTTGTGGGACTTAATAATtcttagaaacaagtaaaaaatccaccgagttttctgtatggcgtataatcaaggcaaccgaaaacaaatctatctttcggtagtctcggtataatgttgtatgagccgcggcccatgaaactttaaccactgcccggtggtgtcctgtacTATGCGTTGCCAgccacacgatcatggctaactttaaccttacataaaataaaaactgctgaggctagagggctgcaatttggtatgtttgatgattggagggtggatgatcaacacgccaatttgcagccctctagcctcagtattttttaagatctgagggcggacagaaaaagtgaggacagaaaaagtgtggacggacagaaaaagccatctcaatagttttcttttacagaaaactaaaaaggagtacGATTGCTTAATGATGGTAGCTATAAGAGCGCAGAGAATCGGCTCCTGTTTCTACCGTGCTTTGAAAGTACCTATAATCACCGGCCCTGATCTTCTGATCTCTCGTtagaggaaaaaagaaggaaagtctACGTAATTGTAGTGTAATTATACTCGGTACGATCGCATGAGCTACTCTCAACTTCAACCATGTTATGTCTTTTCATTGAATTATATTAAATGTTATGATACCCGTTAATTGCTCTCTACTTTATCTGGTAATTAGTACTTAGATACTGcaatcaaatacaaaatatagtaAATTGAAGAGACGAAAAACTATTTgcaattttaataagaaaattaaaattgccGGGGTACAGGTTCCAGTACCAGGCAGTAATTACGTTGAGCTATTTGAATATTTTAGGATATTTGACAAGATGAAAATTACGTGCTACgtgattatcattctttttataatCATGCCTTTTTTGTGGATCTTCTTAAGCCGAAAAAGTTAATAAAGTCAAGAGTTTCATGTGAGTAAAAGAAGACATGTGTCAGCATGTCTCTTGCTGTTTGACAGAAAAACCTTCAGCTCCCTGTTTCTCTTTGTTTACCTTTGACTTTCAGCgataaattaaagataatttctgtggtcatatatatatatatatatatgtatatatatatatatatatatatatatatatatatatatatatatatatatatatatatatatatatatatatatatatagtatatatatatatatatatatatatatatatatatatatatatatatatatatatatatatatatatatatatatatatgcatatatatttatatacataaacatacatacatacatacatatatctatatatcaatatacacacacacacatatacatgatatatatatatatatatatatatatatatatatatatatatatatatatatatatatatgaaatgcatcAATCTCGTGTGTTCAATATGTTTACTATTACAAATTTCGTTGAAAATCATTTAATCTGAAAAAGggtatgaatttaaaataaaactcctgTCCAGATGAATCCAATCCCAACCTGGAGTAAAGAACTAGTTTACTGCTAAACTACTACACAAACTTGTTAAGATAATGTTAACTATTTTTGCTTTTAGGCTAAAAAATACGGAGAATACTAATAACATTCACAAGAACTACTATCATGATGGCCACTTTGACCTTCCAGTTtctgttgaactgaattgaattgaatatagagtttaagcgctgggacctatgaggtcattcggcgctggaaaggaaactgagagtaggtaggcctgaaaggtgtaacaggacgagaacctcgcagttgcactatcagatgattgttaagagaggttggatagcgagatggaagaaagataatatgaatggagttacagtaaaaggaatgaaagggtttgcagctaaggggcccgaagggacgctgcaaagaaccttaactaatgacgacagtgcaccccgtgaggttcaTTGACGCCACTAT comes from the Macrobrachium rosenbergii isolate ZJJX-2024 chromosome 3, ASM4041242v1, whole genome shotgun sequence genome and includes:
- the LOC136855587 gene encoding uncharacterized protein: MALTVSILLVCATAVLASHPPPYGHHQPAYGHHQPAYGHQPSYKHSYCDPTKTPVCAANSSLTYCLEDPEYPEYEIKGAISADYLFAKKYADIADQSADDLVDMVTKEQEEGFDYSYYTGASTGPSPYDATHWGGPEGYICPSDVAYAMPKRAQNVEGKWRVIVNDVHYYTQTARLETCLFPEAACRALAPCYKSHCTQKYVYHRLLSYDPCDPYKGLFIDIYKMPSACSCHIPA